Proteins encoded in a region of the Paenibacillus sp. E222 genome:
- a CDS encoding DUF4132 domain-containing protein codes for MLTADRAVEALVEKFAEVCSNEYSLKTDRSSEIIDYVMGTTDKFPDMLGGSSHYAYQTIEVLMKIAKKDDGDIFFRAGAIVIHMESNYSRRNSWRTDGFTLCLGNDSEAYGLSGKSKTNDRMGGLLSRLEKINRYAGEKEILDELKSRLKGNSRDVINGMILLRLYSDLNDSPSHLAQVQQFTQSLPALFQHVMTHDTSKLRHELHTLIEPLVVCNFQTKHNRSAYELNDEFLREKHNQVIAENYSNSSLSKKEQLSYSEFDKTMILLSNALLYLVNISGGKHRLLEDQSETGLILLEAINQLHEIYPLEVRRYLLSMDTRTKNANELLSGLVPLDEPYQLIEMLRNELESYTIPWQFLQSTIVNDPQQAIRAYHILKPPFLKLCIQKVLEDHGIAVPDVDETVEQAVFSSLRHPLDGGRQGIAIARYLNGESSLEDYWEDPHSRGLFNNLNRDKRRVHNLISISFLPLDSEAMRRFVILTTHPEWTLDIVSDMYQSYAFSGEKLLALYGQDPEVKQEKLLSSLISLNGMTDYKYKSMPQDEYRRIIQQNLDFALGQYKKLPTDTRILILEITFEQRQELSTKQVAEAIRAGLQDSSKKANGVALSEFNRIPDPDLYTTIYRSEKKTGVKEMALSAIRSLDHSKEIYLELLKGEKSAEWKNLIQILLDTADQSPEYAHAALADQADAKKLTRLSWFSLNDLPSLIRSEDNQPLDDRIKQYILVQSIDHTSAPNERLNELREYVSEESLARFASELLQLWIQVGASAKEKWVMYLSALFGDTQIVNILAPQIKEWTENSRGAIAADAVKVLAYLKEPSALMAIDKIKRSVKNRQVKGAAEEALQLAADNRGLTSEQLEDRLVTTLGFDKNGTMQLSYGERSFLIKVNGDLQVVVVNEETGKSVKSLPAPTQKDDAELAAQSKARFTQLKKDLKTMVNIQAQRLEESLSKQRLWSADEWTALFVQNVIMQKFAVGLIWGIYEDGQLVTTFRYMEDGTFNTVDEDEYELPSESLVGLIHPLELDQSTLEGWKTQLEDYEIKQPFEQLNRQIHVPEDEDKNKVEYDRLPESDFSPTAFPKALEKYGWIKGPAQDGGWYHEFYKEYGDLVAELRFSGTSISYYEGLEDITLESLHFFKPGSQKYYYYSDHKSIALGEIAGRVFSETIYDILRASGR; via the coding sequence ATGTTAACCGCAGACCGCGCAGTAGAAGCTTTGGTGGAGAAGTTTGCAGAGGTGTGTTCCAATGAATATTCGTTGAAAACGGACCGAAGTTCGGAAATCATTGATTATGTGATGGGAACGACGGATAAGTTTCCGGATATGTTGGGTGGTTCCAGCCATTATGCGTACCAGACGATAGAAGTACTCATGAAAATTGCCAAAAAGGATGACGGAGATATCTTTTTTCGAGCGGGAGCCATTGTAATTCATATGGAATCCAATTATTCCAGAAGGAATTCGTGGAGAACCGATGGTTTTACGCTCTGCCTTGGAAACGACTCGGAAGCTTATGGACTGAGTGGAAAGAGCAAAACCAATGATCGGATGGGCGGGTTGCTGTCCCGTTTGGAGAAAATCAATCGTTATGCTGGAGAGAAGGAAATTCTGGATGAATTAAAGAGCAGACTGAAGGGGAATTCCCGGGATGTAATCAATGGAATGATACTCCTTCGACTCTATTCAGATCTCAATGATAGCCCTTCTCATCTTGCCCAGGTGCAACAGTTCACTCAATCTCTGCCTGCATTGTTTCAACACGTGATGACCCATGATACCAGTAAGCTGCGGCACGAATTGCATACATTGATTGAGCCACTGGTAGTTTGCAATTTCCAAACGAAACATAACAGATCTGCATATGAATTAAATGATGAATTCCTGCGAGAGAAGCATAATCAGGTTATAGCTGAGAACTATTCGAATTCTTCTCTCTCCAAAAAGGAGCAGCTGTCATACAGTGAGTTCGACAAAACGATGATCCTTTTGAGCAATGCTTTGTTGTATTTGGTTAACATCAGTGGTGGCAAACACCGTCTCCTTGAAGACCAAAGTGAGACCGGTCTTATTTTGCTCGAAGCCATAAACCAATTACATGAGATCTATCCACTTGAAGTTCGGCGCTATTTGTTAAGTATGGATACAAGAACGAAAAATGCCAATGAGTTGCTGTCAGGGCTGGTGCCCCTGGACGAGCCATATCAGCTCATTGAAATGTTGCGTAATGAACTCGAATCGTACACCATACCATGGCAATTTCTGCAATCAACGATTGTGAATGATCCGCAACAAGCAATTCGTGCATACCACATATTAAAACCACCATTCCTCAAATTGTGTATTCAAAAAGTGCTGGAGGACCATGGAATCGCAGTTCCAGATGTGGATGAAACGGTTGAGCAAGCCGTATTCAGCTCTCTTCGACATCCATTAGATGGAGGCAGACAGGGAATTGCGATTGCACGATATTTAAACGGGGAGAGTTCCCTTGAGGACTACTGGGAAGATCCGCATAGTCGTGGACTGTTTAATAATCTGAATCGTGACAAAAGGCGCGTTCATAACTTGATCAGCATTAGTTTCCTGCCTTTGGATTCGGAGGCGATGCGTCGGTTCGTGATTCTGACCACGCATCCCGAGTGGACTCTGGATATCGTTTCTGATATGTATCAATCTTACGCGTTTAGCGGTGAGAAGCTGCTTGCACTTTACGGCCAAGATCCAGAGGTGAAACAAGAAAAATTGCTGTCCAGCCTGATCTCTCTCAACGGTATGACCGATTATAAGTACAAATCGATGCCTCAGGATGAATATCGCCGGATCATTCAGCAAAATCTGGACTTTGCTCTGGGACAGTACAAGAAACTGCCCACGGACACACGTATCTTAATCCTGGAAATCACCTTTGAACAACGTCAAGAGCTATCGACTAAACAGGTAGCTGAAGCGATTCGTGCCGGGTTGCAGGATTCATCCAAAAAGGCAAATGGCGTAGCATTATCTGAATTCAATCGGATTCCTGACCCGGACTTATACACGACAATATATCGTTCGGAGAAAAAAACGGGTGTGAAAGAAATGGCTCTGAGCGCCATCCGCAGTTTGGATCATAGCAAGGAGATATACCTTGAGCTTCTGAAGGGTGAGAAGTCTGCCGAATGGAAGAACCTGATTCAAATTCTGCTGGATACCGCGGATCAAAGTCCAGAGTATGCTCATGCGGCACTTGCAGATCAGGCAGATGCCAAAAAGCTGACCAGACTAAGTTGGTTTTCCTTGAACGATCTTCCTTCTCTGATACGTTCAGAGGACAATCAACCATTAGATGATCGAATCAAGCAATATATCTTGGTCCAATCAATAGATCATACATCTGCGCCGAACGAAAGACTGAATGAACTCCGTGAGTATGTAAGCGAGGAATCGCTCGCACGGTTTGCTAGCGAGCTGCTGCAGTTGTGGATTCAGGTGGGTGCTTCTGCGAAAGAAAAGTGGGTGATGTACCTCTCGGCACTCTTTGGGGATACTCAAATTGTGAATATCTTGGCTCCCCAAATTAAGGAATGGACAGAAAACAGCCGAGGCGCCATTGCCGCAGATGCTGTAAAAGTATTGGCCTATCTTAAGGAACCTTCTGCTCTCATGGCGATTGACAAGATTAAACGCAGTGTGAAGAACCGCCAGGTTAAGGGTGCGGCTGAAGAAGCGTTGCAGCTGGCAGCGGATAATAGGGGACTTACCTCGGAACAACTGGAAGATCGACTCGTCACCACACTTGGTTTTGATAAAAATGGGACGATGCAGCTGAGCTACGGGGAGCGTTCATTCCTGATTAAAGTGAATGGAGATCTGCAAGTCGTTGTTGTAAATGAAGAAACGGGTAAATCTGTGAAGAGTCTGCCTGCTCCAACGCAGAAAGATGATGCTGAACTTGCAGCACAATCTAAGGCGCGTTTCACACAATTGAAGAAGGATCTCAAAACGATGGTTAACATCCAGGCGCAACGTCTGGAAGAGTCCTTGTCCAAACAACGGCTGTGGTCTGCTGATGAGTGGACAGCATTGTTTGTACAGAATGTAATCATGCAGAAATTTGCTGTAGGTCTGATATGGGGCATATATGAAGATGGTCAGTTGGTCACCACGTTCCGTTATATGGAGGATGGAACGTTTAATACCGTCGATGAGGATGAATACGAGCTGCCTTCGGAATCTCTAGTGGGATTGATTCATCCACTCGAACTGGACCAATCTACGCTCGAAGGATGGAAAACGCAGCTGGAGGATTATGAGATCAAGCAGCCGTTTGAGCAGCTGAATCGTCAAATTCATGTGCCTGAGGATGAAGACAAAAACAAGGTTGAATATGATCGCTTGCCGGAGTCTGATTTCTCTCCCACTGCATTCCCCAAAGCACTGGAGAAATACGGATGGATCAAAGGTCCAGCACAGGATGGCGGCTGGTATCATGAATTTTACAAAGAGTATGGAGATCTTGTCGCAGAACTGCGCTTCAGTGGTACCAGCATTTCATATTATGAAGGATTGGAAGATATCACGCTGGAATCTCTGCACTTCTTCAAACCTGGCAGTCAGAAATACTATTATTATAGCGATCACAAGTCCATTGCTTTGGGTGAAATTGCAGGTCGTGTGTTCAGTGAGACGATCTATGATATTTTAAGAGCGTCAGGACGTTGA
- a CDS encoding VWA domain-containing protein, which translates to MVKDNAELNRAETLNRWRLILGESAEEGLSNAEDYSPDDFKYTEVDEILGYLYNREYGEEQGYRKGGGRGPSDLSVPKWLHKVRELFPKSTVEILEKQALDRYGLTELLTDKKLLESLEPNMNLLKNIMQFKGRMKGDVLKSAKEIVRVVVEDLRRKLESQTKASIMGKRSRYASSSVRSLRNLNFKQTITKNLKNYDKNNRRFVIDRLYFDGNIQSHNKWDIIIGVDESGSMMDSVIYSSVMASIFYRLNALRTKLFIFDTQVVDLSDRLEDPVDVLMNVQLGGGTHITKALRYGETLIENPGKTIYILVSDLEEGYPIQHMYKACKDILDTGCKLLVLTALDFNGDTVYNKHAAQTLSNMGAHVAAITPNELADWIGEIIT; encoded by the coding sequence ATGGTGAAAGACAATGCTGAGCTGAATCGGGCAGAAACCTTAAACCGTTGGCGCCTTATTCTGGGTGAATCCGCCGAAGAAGGACTGTCCAATGCTGAAGACTATTCCCCTGATGATTTTAAATATACCGAAGTCGATGAGATTCTCGGATATCTGTATAATCGCGAATACGGTGAAGAGCAGGGTTACAGAAAAGGGGGAGGAAGGGGCCCTTCGGATCTATCCGTTCCCAAATGGTTGCATAAGGTCAGGGAATTATTCCCGAAATCAACGGTAGAAATTCTGGAGAAACAGGCGCTTGACCGGTATGGCCTAACGGAATTGTTAACGGACAAAAAGCTGCTGGAATCCCTCGAACCCAATATGAACCTGCTCAAGAACATTATGCAATTTAAAGGACGAATGAAAGGCGACGTGTTAAAGAGTGCCAAGGAAATCGTGCGAGTCGTGGTTGAAGATCTGCGACGCAAACTGGAATCTCAGACCAAAGCGAGCATTATGGGGAAACGCAGCCGTTATGCATCCAGTTCGGTGCGTTCCTTGCGCAATCTGAATTTCAAGCAGACGATTACCAAGAACTTGAAGAATTATGACAAAAACAATCGAAGATTTGTAATTGATCGTCTATATTTTGACGGGAATATCCAGTCTCATAACAAGTGGGACATCATCATTGGTGTGGATGAGAGCGGAAGCATGATGGATTCAGTGATATACAGTTCGGTGATGGCCAGCATTTTCTATCGCCTGAATGCACTGCGAACGAAATTGTTCATTTTTGACACACAGGTTGTCGATTTGAGTGACAGGCTGGAAGATCCGGTAGATGTGCTTATGAACGTGCAGCTTGGCGGGGGAACGCATATTACCAAGGCACTCCGTTATGGTGAGACGTTAATCGAAAATCCTGGGAAAACGATATACATTCTCGTTAGCGATTTGGAGGAGGGTTACCCGATCCAGCACATGTATAAGGCATGTAAGGATATTCTGGATACGGGCTGCAAATTGCTTGTGCTGACGGCACTCGATTTTAACGGAGATACCGTGTACAACAAACATGCTGCGCAGACGTTATCCAATATGGGTGCACATGTAGCTGCGATTACCCCCAATGAGTTGGCAGACTGGATTGGCGAAATTATTACGTAA
- a CDS encoding DUF5682 family protein has product MDRLTGKADLDVAQLQTLFESRVYNLNNGTVYFPIRHHSPACSYHLLRLIEEYKPDIILIEGPESGNPLLQVLADEATLPPVSLYYTYESEEERAACYYPMLRYSPEYVALKEAARLSISATFIDLDYHHFSKPNKAEQREISIQDETLLAGSEFINRLCQKTNCRSFDELWENVFEIGGLEKSTQAFVQDVFTYCTLSRMCYSAERLHSTGDLAREAHMRSRIKQAGKEHERVLVITGGFHTYGLLMPEDHGTDSEEMTMQNHVKAQNSVYQQMYPMVYTFAEADRLNGYASGMPYVNYYDQIWTQLLRQKNPVYNLTALDLLSRLTRKLREGHEHVSTSDAIEAYSMVQGLAGLRGKREGGVYELMDATLSSFVKGELSLASDKPIQELHRLLTGDVIGKVAPNPFSIPIVEDFKERCTESKLQIRTTGQHKKVLDLYAKPDHRRQSQLFQCMVYLVPEFAKRQSGPDWIAQRDMNLVRETWVYTYSSRIEARLIENSLYGGTIREAATRKMEEEMQGIPDHHSGDLAKSMLQALLMGLQDTAMKLYEQVKSALRKDGNFLSLCGSLHILNRIQQHRRLLGLSEEPQLLHLVSEAYNNAVDKLMQLSRTNPDEHEAIVQGLKLLAMLAESSEDHFRDDTFRAHLNELLSDSQLPAQLEGVCIAISSGLGDRHREEIVDRARAYIRGSQEQSRQTALYLQGVFSVARDAFLYEDQLLSELNYMIEQLDYEEFIRMIPELRLAFTYFTPMETGLIADRVASLHQVENEEMSWPSVDERLLIQTKTWDEALRKEFDAWKLI; this is encoded by the coding sequence ATGGATCGGTTAACAGGAAAAGCGGATTTGGATGTTGCCCAGTTACAGACGCTATTTGAGTCCCGGGTGTATAACCTGAACAACGGAACGGTTTATTTCCCCATACGCCATCATAGTCCAGCCTGTTCCTATCATTTGCTGCGATTGATTGAAGAATACAAGCCGGACATTATTCTAATCGAGGGCCCCGAGAGCGGCAATCCCTTACTACAAGTTCTGGCTGACGAGGCGACCCTACCTCCTGTTAGTCTTTACTACACCTATGAGAGTGAAGAGGAGAGAGCGGCCTGTTATTATCCGATGCTTCGTTACTCTCCTGAATATGTAGCGCTGAAAGAAGCAGCTCGGCTGAGCATCTCTGCAACTTTTATCGACCTGGATTATCATCATTTCTCCAAGCCCAACAAGGCAGAACAGCGGGAGATATCCATTCAAGATGAAACTTTGCTCGCAGGGTCTGAGTTTATTAACCGTTTATGTCAGAAAACAAACTGTCGAAGTTTCGATGAGTTGTGGGAGAACGTATTTGAGATTGGTGGTCTGGAGAAATCAACACAGGCATTTGTACAGGATGTATTCACGTACTGTACCTTATCCCGGATGTGTTATTCAGCGGAGCGCTTGCACAGTACAGGTGATTTGGCAAGAGAAGCTCATATGAGAAGTCGTATCAAACAGGCTGGGAAGGAGCATGAACGTGTGCTTGTTATCACTGGCGGATTTCATACGTATGGACTGCTGATGCCCGAGGATCATGGGACGGACTCAGAAGAGATGACGATGCAAAATCATGTGAAGGCTCAGAATTCGGTGTATCAGCAGATGTATCCCATGGTCTACACGTTTGCCGAAGCGGATCGGCTGAATGGGTATGCAAGCGGCATGCCTTACGTGAATTATTACGATCAGATCTGGACCCAGCTGCTCCGGCAAAAGAATCCCGTGTATAATTTGACCGCTTTGGACTTGTTATCCCGACTAACCCGCAAGCTGAGGGAAGGGCATGAACATGTATCAACCAGCGACGCTATTGAGGCGTACAGTATGGTTCAGGGCCTCGCAGGACTGAGGGGGAAGAGAGAAGGCGGTGTCTATGAGCTAATGGATGCAACACTTTCTTCCTTCGTTAAGGGTGAACTTTCGTTAGCTTCAGACAAACCAATACAAGAACTGCACAGATTGCTAACCGGGGATGTCATCGGAAAAGTGGCTCCCAATCCATTCAGTATTCCGATCGTAGAGGATTTCAAAGAACGTTGTACAGAGTCCAAACTTCAAATCCGTACTACAGGCCAACATAAGAAGGTACTTGATTTATACGCCAAACCTGATCATCGTCGGCAAAGTCAATTATTTCAATGTATGGTCTATCTCGTTCCGGAGTTCGCGAAGCGACAATCGGGCCCGGATTGGATTGCACAGCGTGATATGAACCTTGTTCGGGAGACGTGGGTATATACCTATTCCTCCAGAATTGAGGCTCGATTGATTGAGAATTCACTCTATGGAGGCACAATTCGGGAAGCCGCTACGCGCAAGATGGAAGAAGAGATGCAGGGAATACCGGATCATCACAGCGGTGACCTTGCCAAATCCATGCTTCAGGCTTTGCTTATGGGTCTACAGGATACCGCAATGAAGCTGTATGAACAAGTGAAGTCGGCGCTCCGGAAGGATGGGAATTTCCTGTCGTTGTGTGGAAGTCTGCATATTTTGAATCGAATTCAGCAGCATCGCAGACTTCTTGGGTTGTCTGAGGAACCGCAGCTCCTTCATCTCGTGTCCGAAGCTTATAACAATGCCGTTGACAAACTGATGCAGCTCTCAAGAACGAATCCGGATGAACATGAAGCGATTGTCCAGGGACTGAAGCTGCTTGCCATGCTGGCAGAATCGTCCGAAGATCATTTTCGGGATGATACCTTTCGGGCACACCTGAATGAACTTCTGTCAGACAGCCAGCTTCCGGCACAGCTGGAGGGAGTGTGTATTGCCATCTCTTCAGGACTTGGCGACAGACATAGAGAAGAGATCGTGGATCGGGCACGTGCATATATTCGGGGATCGCAGGAACAATCCCGGCAGACTGCACTTTATCTACAGGGCGTGTTCTCTGTAGCACGGGACGCTTTTTTGTATGAAGATCAGCTTTTATCAGAATTGAACTATATGATCGAGCAGCTTGATTATGAAGAGTTTATTCGCATGATTCCTGAGCTTCGTTTGGCGTTTACCTACTTTACCCCCATGGAGACAGGCCTGATTGCGGATCGGGTTGCGAGCTTGCATCAGGTAGAGAACGAAGAGATGTCATGGCCTTCCGTTGACGAACGATTGCTGATCCAGACGAAAACATGGGATGAAGCCCTTCGGAAGGAGTTTGACGCATGGAAGCTAATCTGA
- a CDS encoding AAA family ATPase → MEMLKPPAETLYETELRALREEDTGKRPPNWLLSPAYVRDFIIGREKPAMLNGGEVPITRKFYGNDVLIERAVVTLAGNRGLMLVGEPGTAKTMLSELLTAAISGTSLNTIQGTAGTTEDMIKYSWNYAMLLDKGPSEAALVPSPLYNGMKKGILTRFEEITRCPAEAQDSLISILSDKVMSIPELDGGVLFAKPGFNVIATANIRDKGVNEMSGALKRRFNFETIKPISSVKMEAKIIESQARSLLLHSGIDTEINSDVVELLATTFMELRTGMTREGYKLDTPQASMSTAEAVSVYVQSAMTSYYYEDKGIALDRLVQNMLGTIAKESDKDLSILKTYFSKVVKERSREEGIWKDYYEEKKWIG, encoded by the coding sequence ATGGAGATGCTTAAGCCACCCGCCGAGACACTATATGAGACAGAATTAAGGGCGTTACGAGAGGAAGATACGGGAAAACGTCCTCCAAACTGGCTGCTGTCCCCGGCCTATGTCAGAGATTTTATTATTGGCAGAGAAAAGCCTGCGATGTTGAATGGAGGTGAGGTTCCCATTACACGGAAATTTTATGGCAACGATGTTCTCATTGAACGTGCAGTCGTGACACTGGCAGGCAATCGGGGTTTAATGCTTGTGGGTGAACCCGGGACAGCCAAGACCATGCTCAGTGAACTGCTGACCGCTGCCATTTCTGGTACCAGCCTGAACACAATTCAGGGTACGGCAGGTACAACCGAGGACATGATTAAATATTCCTGGAATTATGCCATGCTGCTGGATAAAGGCCCGTCCGAAGCCGCACTTGTACCCTCACCGTTGTATAACGGAATGAAAAAGGGAATTCTTACCCGTTTTGAGGAAATTACACGTTGTCCTGCTGAAGCACAGGATAGCCTGATCAGTATTCTCAGTGACAAGGTGATGAGTATTCCTGAACTGGATGGCGGTGTGCTGTTTGCCAAACCGGGGTTTAACGTTATTGCTACGGCGAACATTCGTGATAAGGGAGTCAATGAAATGAGTGGTGCGCTGAAGCGCCGTTTCAATTTTGAGACGATCAAACCGATCAGCAGTGTGAAAATGGAAGCCAAAATTATTGAATCCCAGGCTCGCAGCCTGTTATTACATAGCGGGATAGACACCGAGATCAATTCGGATGTGGTTGAATTGCTGGCCACGACATTTATGGAGCTTCGCACGGGAATGACGCGGGAAGGTTACAAGCTGGATACGCCCCAAGCGTCCATGAGTACGGCTGAAGCTGTATCTGTATATGTACAGAGTGCAATGACTTCCTATTATTACGAAGACAAGGGAATCGCATTGGATCGGCTGGTGCAAAACATGCTAGGGACGATAGCGAAAGAAAGCGACAAGGATCTGTCCATTCTCAAAACTTACTTCTCCAAGGTCGTGAAGGAGCGTTCGAGAGAAGAAGGGATTTGGAAGGATTATTACGAGGAAAAGAAATGGATCGGTTAA
- a CDS encoding cytochrome P450, giving the protein MNTNETSQPEFFTREFTQNPYPVYEKLRQNDPIYRVMFPQGEFGWIISRYEDAVEVLKDNRFSKDVIKRYGPDQQNIFVHNMLFSDPPDHRRLRGLVQKAFTPRLIEGMRSHIQDIADDLLDNLNSQDKMNLIDEFAFPLPIIVISEILGVPLEDQDKFRLWSNSIIDATSSEHAEVFEKHAKEFIDYLNNWFAKVREQPGDDLISQLVVAEESGEQLTEKELLGVVALLIIAGHETTVNLIGNGVLALLEHPEQRDLLIKQPELIHNAVEEMLRYNGPVEFSTSRWASEDIEFHGHHIAEGEIVIVALDSANRDEEKFKDADVFDITREKSAHLAFGKGIHLCLGAPLARLEGEIAINTLLRRFPNMQLQTDVNELEWRPGMIVRGVKEIPVQLK; this is encoded by the coding sequence TTGAATACAAATGAAACTTCACAGCCGGAGTTCTTCACCCGAGAATTTACACAGAACCCTTACCCTGTATACGAAAAGCTGAGACAGAATGATCCCATTTACAGAGTGATGTTCCCTCAAGGTGAGTTTGGTTGGATTATTAGTCGATATGAGGATGCAGTCGAAGTATTAAAAGACAATCGTTTCAGTAAAGATGTAATCAAACGTTACGGACCCGATCAACAAAATATATTCGTGCATAACATGCTTTTTTCCGATCCACCCGATCATCGCCGGTTGCGTGGACTCGTACAGAAGGCTTTTACTCCCAGATTGATTGAGGGCATGAGAAGTCATATTCAAGATATTGCCGACGATCTTCTGGATAATCTCAATTCCCAAGACAAGATGAATCTGATTGATGAGTTTGCTTTTCCATTACCGATCATTGTCATCAGCGAGATCCTGGGTGTACCTCTTGAAGATCAGGACAAATTCCGTCTTTGGTCCAATTCAATCATTGATGCAACAAGTTCGGAGCATGCCGAAGTGTTCGAGAAGCATGCCAAGGAATTCATTGATTACCTGAATAATTGGTTTGCCAAAGTACGTGAGCAGCCGGGTGACGATCTGATCAGCCAGCTCGTTGTGGCAGAAGAATCAGGAGAACAACTCACTGAAAAGGAACTGCTTGGTGTTGTCGCTTTGCTGATCATCGCCGGACACGAAACAACCGTTAATCTGATCGGTAATGGTGTTCTTGCGCTTTTGGAGCATCCGGAACAACGCGACCTGTTGATCAAGCAACCTGAGTTAATCCATAATGCTGTTGAAGAAATGCTGCGTTATAACGGACCGGTTGAATTCAGCACGTCCCGCTGGGCATCCGAGGACATTGAATTTCATGGACATCACATCGCTGAAGGTGAAATCGTTATTGTAGCGCTGGATTCAGCCAATCGGGATGAAGAGAAATTTAAGGATGCGGATGTTTTTGACATTACTCGCGAGAAGAGCGCACATTTGGCTTTTGGCAAAGGCATTCACCTCTGTCTGGGAGCCCCTCTTGCGCGACTGGAAGGCGAAATTGCTATTAATACGCTGCTTCGCCGCTTTCCCAATATGCAGCTTCAGACAGACGTTAATGAACTTGAATGGAGACCTGGCATGATTGTTCGTGGGGTTAAGGAAATTCCGGTACAGCTTAAATAA
- a CDS encoding helix-turn-helix transcriptional regulator, producing MQTNPIDNEQAVKIHKALGEQTRYKIIQILSGESNLCPADLENRLVTVALSTLSHHLKQLSDCGLLTSQKKGTYIYYSLNTDTVQRFAPYLLDK from the coding sequence ATGCAAACCAATCCGATTGATAATGAACAGGCCGTCAAAATTCATAAAGCGCTGGGCGAACAAACGCGATATAAAATCATTCAGATTCTTTCGGGTGAAAGCAACCTATGTCCGGCTGATTTGGAGAATCGGCTTGTAACCGTGGCGCTTTCCACTTTATCTCATCACCTGAAGCAGCTTTCCGATTGTGGTTTGTTAACCTCACAAAAGAAAGGTACGTATATTTACTACAGCCTCAATACAGATACTGTACAGAGATTTGCTCCTTATCTGTTGGATAAATAA
- a CDS encoding MFS transporter — MSNTWKIYVLALVSFLVGTSEYIIAGILDRISDTMNISLIAAGQLITIFSLVYALGTPIIIALTSRMDRRKLLLYFLGLFVAGNVLAYLLPGYGLFIAARILMALGAGVVVVTALTVAAKIAPAGKQASSIATVITGFTASLIVGVPLGRMVAAAWDWKLIFAGIAILGVLAMIVIASTIPPSEGEAPVPLKKQLSLLKQPRIGFALLVSFFWLGGYSIAYTYISPYLVTVAGMNETVLSSALLAFGIASLIGSKSGGFSADRMGVKRTLILGMALHVVSLLMLNITAHSGVIVFIVLILWSFSAWSSGPTQQYNLVTMAPESSGIMLSLNSSVMQLAMAAGAGIGGIAVSAVSLSSITWIGAAGVVIAMIIIILAYRPGIATTAQAESSNVA; from the coding sequence ATGTCTAACACATGGAAAATCTATGTCCTGGCCTTGGTCAGCTTTCTTGTAGGGACCTCCGAATATATCATTGCAGGCATTCTGGATCGGATCTCGGACACCATGAATATATCGTTGATTGCTGCGGGACAGCTGATCACAATCTTTTCACTCGTTTATGCACTTGGTACGCCCATCATTATCGCCTTAACATCCCGTATGGATCGACGAAAGCTGCTGCTCTACTTTCTGGGACTTTTTGTCGCAGGTAACGTCTTGGCCTACCTTTTACCTGGCTATGGGCTCTTTATCGCTGCACGTATCCTTATGGCGCTGGGAGCCGGAGTCGTCGTTGTAACAGCCTTGACAGTCGCTGCCAAAATAGCGCCTGCAGGCAAACAGGCCAGCTCTATCGCAACGGTCATTACAGGGTTTACCGCATCCCTAATCGTGGGGGTTCCACTGGGAAGAATGGTTGCTGCAGCTTGGGATTGGAAACTGATTTTTGCAGGTATCGCGATTTTGGGTGTGCTTGCCATGATTGTTATTGCCTCTACGATTCCGCCATCTGAAGGCGAAGCACCCGTTCCTTTGAAAAAACAATTATCGCTCCTCAAACAACCTCGTATTGGATTCGCGCTGCTTGTCAGCTTTTTCTGGTTAGGAGGCTATTCCATTGCGTATACTTACATTTCACCTTACCTGGTAACTGTTGCAGGCATGAACGAAACGGTGTTAAGTTCCGCTTTGCTGGCTTTTGGTATCGCAAGTCTGATTGGTTCCAAATCAGGAGGATTCAGCGCAGACCGTATGGGAGTAAAGCGAACACTCATCCTGGGAATGGCCTTGCATGTCGTAAGTCTGTTGATGCTGAACATCACGGCTCATTCGGGTGTGATCGTCTTTATTGTGTTGATTCTATGGTCCTTCTCCGCCTGGTCTTCCGGCCCGACACAGCAATATAATCTGGTTACAATGGCTCCGGAATCGTCCGGAATTATGTTGAGTCTGAACAGTTCGGTTATGCAACTGGCTATGGCTGCCGGTGCAGGCATTGGGGGAATTGCTGTCAGCGCAGTTTCATTGTCATCCATCACCTGGATTGGAGCTGCAGGGGTGGTTATTGCAATGATCATCATTATTCTTGCTTACCGTCCGGGAATTGCCACTACAGCTCAGGCTGAATCTTCCAATGTGGCATGA